The Crocinitomicaceae bacterium sequence AAAGACGAATAGCTGTGAGTTATTACAGAATAATCTCCTACTGTTAGAAAGGCTCGAATAATTAGTGAATTTTCAACTTCACTGCTCCAAATTGAAAGGAAGGAATCAATTTTCTTTGCAGCATCTTTAGAGTTTAGTTTGAAGTTTGCGGTATTACCCTGAATGAATGGATGCTCTTCTACAGCAAAAATACTTTTTACTAAAGTTGGATTAGCATTTATCAATTCCGCCTTCGCTTTTTCAATTCCTATATTTTCTTTTGTAAAACCACTTAAATCATTGCTTGCAAAAATTTGATATACCGTTTTTTGTTTGGTAGCAACTATCAAATTCAAAAATCCATCAATGAATTTGCAGTAGTCAGAAACACTTGGTAAACGCAGGTTAGAAGTGAATTCAATTCGTTTTGTTTGATTTGGTTGTCTAACGGCAAGCAGTTGGTTTCTGATAAGTCTTATAAAGCTTTTCAAACTATCATCAGCAGTATTAATCTTTTTAGCTATACAATAGCTTAATACTGAATATAAAATTACTTTGTCCCTGACATCAAAACTTGAGTTAGTAATTGCTCTTAAAAAATAATCCTTTGAAGAATTATCAAAGTTTGAAAGGCCTTTGAACAGTTCGTTAAAGAATGCTTCAATGTCTTTCAATTCAGAAAGAAAATCAAAGGAATTAAACAGGAAATCAATATTCTTTTTTACGGAAAAAATTTTGTTGAGAAATTCAAAATCAAGTTTAACATCAGCACTTGTCGCTGTTGGATTGTTCTTGAAAAATAAAAACTCTGCAACAAAATAGATATAATTTAAAAAGCAATCGTCAATACTCGTGTCAACTTTATCCCTGTAACTCCAGAACAAATCCATCCAAACACTATCAATTTTAAAAGCGAAGTATTGCTGATAAGTTACGCTAGTATTCTGATAAGCTAATTTTTCCTTTATGTAGTCGGTATCTTTTGAAGAAAGCAAACCAGAAAATTGAGCTTTGAAATTTTCGAAAGGGGTTAAAGGCTTTCCCCTTGAATTCATTTTAATATAAAGTTCGTCTGTGAGCTTAAACTCTTCGGATTTTATATCAATGTAGTCAAAGGTTATTTTTTTATTTTTAAGAAGTTGTTTCCATGCTTCTGTTTTGTCGAACTTTTCTTCATGAATAGTATCTATCATATTCAGCATTGAAGCAATTGTAGGGTCGTTATTCCATGATGCCATAAACCAAGAAGCATCTTTGATTATCTGGCTTAGAGATTCATTTTCTGAATTTGAAAGTGCTTGTGTAATTAGGTTGTCGCAAAAGCGTTTAGAAGATATTCTTGTCTCATATGTGAAGCCACACAAAAAACTTTTAGCCTCTTCAGTCAAATGATTGGCTTCCTCTCCATTTAGTTCAGTAGTTTGGCGTGGTGCTAAATACCAGTGTACTAACCACAAAGTTGTCAATCTTTGTTGTCCATCCAACGGAATAAAAATTGTTTCTTCTTTATTCACTTTGTCAGTATAACCGTAAACAAAATCAAGGTTTAATGAATTTGAATTAGGGCATAATGATTGCTTTATTTTACCTACAAAATTTTTACGCAAGTCGGATTCTGTTTCTCTTCCTTGTGCGTAATCCCTTTGGATCTGAGGGATTACAATTTTGTGCTGGTTCAATAATTCGTGTAGTGTAAATTTCATTTTAATTGTTTGATGTATTTACAAAGTATTCATATGTATTTTTAATGTTCTTCAAATAATCTTCTCTGTCGTTTTGCGTCCAATATGCATTGTTAGTTGGATATTCTGTGTATGCTTTTAAAAACACATTCCTTGTGCAAATAGGTATGTAAAAACCACTTAATTCTCTTTGCTTTACGATTTCTCTTTTCACATCAAATACTGAATTATTTAATTGGCTATTCGTATTTGCATCAACTAAACACAAGTTACTAATTGAATGAACATTCAATTCTTTAGCTTCTGAAATGTTATTTACGGTTGCATAAATATCGCTTACCATTTTTTCAAAATCGTCTTTTTCTATTTCGTCTGCATTACGAAGCACTTGCATTCTTGTTATTAGTTCTTCAAAATCTGAATTATTTTGACTTGATAAAGATTTTATATGGTCGTCAAGCCATGAGTTTTGATTTACTCGTTTATTTATGCTTTCAGAATTTTGAGCATGAATATGCTCCAAACTCCATTTTTCATTTCTCTTTGTTTGTTTGTATAGATT is a genomic window containing:
- a CDS encoding DUF262 domain-containing protein, whose translation is MKFTLHELLNQHKIVIPQIQRDYAQGRETESDLRKNFVGKIKQSLCPNSNSLNLDFVYGYTDKVNKEETIFIPLDGQQRLTTLWLVHWYLAPRQTTELNGEEANHLTEEAKSFLCGFTYETRISSKRFCDNLITQALSNSENESLSQIIKDASWFMASWNNDPTIASMLNMIDTIHEEKFDKTEAWKQLLKNKKITFDYIDIKSEEFKLTDELYIKMNSRGKPLTPFENFKAQFSGLLSSKDTDYIKEKLAYQNTSVTYQQYFAFKIDSVWMDLFWSYRDKVDTSIDDCFLNYIYFVAEFLFFKNNPTATSADVKLDFEFLNKIFSVKKNIDFLFNSFDFLSELKDIEAFFNELFKGLSNFDNSSKDYFLRAITNSSFDVRDKVILYSVLSYCIAKKINTADDSLKSFIRLIRNQLLAVRQPNQTKRIEFTSNLRLPSVSDYCKFIDGFLNLIVATKQKTVYQIFASNDLSGFTKENIGIEKAKAELINANPTLVKSIFAVEEHPFIQGNTANFKLNSKDAAKKIDSFLSIWSSEVENSLIIRAFLTVGDYSVITHSYSSLDDIWYFGSIGYWNRILTANDKTEREKVSETLDLFLLSYGIAIGNSAAEKLQFIIDNYKSKTKDWQYYFIKYKTITDNPYIKLNVFTWQDSEGFDINHLGNSGNQPLHSYHLNPYLIVLHQLINMNDKVKLHYGRFTDTSYLNIQDKVIIKCVKQGWRISQLENFTINKKLISKYNLTVDGDFLILNETEQFDRIEIAIELIKELIK